One part of the Rothia sp. ZJ932 genome encodes these proteins:
- a CDS encoding DUF4126 domain-containing protein, with translation MCLCLRPLLNAASAGFAVPVVSTGEDAGAIALSLAAIFLPLIALIALVATAVFVGMKIRKFKRRRKYRDAVTIL, from the coding sequence ATGTGCCTTTGCTTACGCCCCCTGCTCAACGCGGCGTCCGCTGGGTTCGCTGTCCCCGTGGTCTCAACCGGTGAGGATGCCGGTGCTATCGCCCTTTCGCTGGCTGCTATCTTCCTGCCGCTGATCGCCCTCATCGCTCTGGTTGCCACCGCCGTCTTCGTTGGCATGAAGATCAGAAAGTTTAAGCGCCGCAGAAAATACCGGGACGCGGTGACAATTCTCTAG
- a CDS encoding GNAT family N-acetyltransferase — protein sequence MSAFTLKTFDELTTAELYAIVTARTAVFIVEQNCPYQDTDGLDAHCQHLYRMNNGDIEAYLRIFDRSSVADHHSPRREGVAPLGRIITTESARGTGLGHQLVETGIEHVRATMPHVYTVFISAQEPSG from the coding sequence ATGAGTGCCTTTACCCTCAAAACCTTTGACGAGCTTACGACCGCTGAACTCTACGCCATTGTCACTGCGCGCACCGCTGTTTTCATCGTGGAACAGAACTGCCCCTACCAAGATACCGACGGTCTTGATGCCCACTGCCAGCACCTCTACCGCATGAATAACGGAGACATTGAGGCTTACCTGCGTATCTTTGACCGTAGCTCGGTGGCGGATCATCATTCACCGCGCCGGGAGGGCGTTGCGCCCTTAGGGCGCATCATCACCACAGAATCAGCACGTGGCACCGGGCTAGGGCACCAGCTGGTGGAGACCGGTATTGAGCATGTGCGCGCCACTATGCCGCACGTGTACACTGTTTTTATCTCAGCCCAGGAGCCATCTGGCTGA
- the purQ gene encoding phosphoribosylformylglycinamidine synthase subunit PurQ, with product MAESLAPTEVPLVGDFSTAPTNSALADVRVGVITFPGTLDDRDAVRAVTLAGGTAVPLWYNDTDLQNVDAVVVPGGFSYGDYLRAGAIAAKAPMMEKVAKAASASSTSGSSPLPVLGICNGFQILTETHLLPGSMIKNDHRKFICRDQVLRIDNNETFWTSDFEKGQQIVVPLKNQDGQYVADAHTLEALEAEGRVVFRYVGVNPNGSRNDIAGITNERGNVVGLMPHPEHAVEPGFGPDSSGFGDVALRGGADGLGVFTSVLNQLVSAR from the coding sequence ATGGCTGAGTCTTTGGCTCCTACCGAAGTTCCCTTGGTGGGCGATTTTTCTACCGCACCGACCAATAGCGCGCTGGCTGATGTGCGCGTGGGTGTTATTACCTTCCCTGGCACTTTGGATGACCGCGACGCTGTGCGGGCGGTTACTCTTGCTGGTGGCACTGCCGTACCGCTGTGGTACAACGATACCGATTTGCAGAATGTAGATGCAGTTGTTGTGCCCGGCGGTTTTTCGTATGGTGATTACCTGCGTGCCGGTGCTATTGCGGCGAAGGCTCCGATGATGGAGAAGGTTGCTAAGGCTGCTTCTGCCTCTAGCACTTCTGGTTCATCGCCGCTGCCGGTGCTGGGTATTTGCAATGGTTTTCAGATTCTGACAGAGACCCACCTGTTGCCCGGTTCGATGATTAAGAACGATCACCGCAAGTTCATTTGCCGCGATCAGGTTCTTCGCATCGACAACAATGAGACTTTCTGGACTTCTGATTTTGAAAAAGGTCAGCAGATCGTTGTTCCGTTGAAGAATCAGGACGGTCAGTACGTTGCGGACGCGCACACCTTAGAGGCTCTTGAAGCTGAAGGACGCGTGGTGTTCCGCTACGTTGGTGTGAACCCCAACGGTTCTCGCAATGACATCGCCGGTATCACCAATGAGCGCGGCAACGTGGTTGGCTTGATGCCCCACCCCGAGCACGCAGTTGAGCCCGGTTTCGGCCCTGATTCTTCTGGTTTCGGTGATGTTGCCCTGCGCGGTGGCGCTGATGGTCTGGGTGTTTTCACTTCTGTTCTCAACCAGCTGGTTTCTGCCCGCTAA
- a CDS encoding HAD-IC family P-type ATPase translates to MVATHRATDTELATTGLSGDQVQELTREGKTNTVDTSTSRPVSAIARTHLFTLFNLVLGLCGLAVILLGRWLDMLFLLAAVTNVVVGFVQEYSAKKKLDAIALLRRDPATVVRDGAVQQVALNELVLHDVVVLKRGDQVPADARVLTSDGLDLDESMLTGENDPVAKKPGDTVLSASSVVHGTGRVQIFAVGSESHANKLAHEARQFSQISSELRAGMERVVKWITFALIPIIAIVVNGQMVAAGGWQYALDSGAWQDATIVAVSSIASMIPQGLALMTTISFAVAAVKLAQDEVLIQEQPAVEVLARVDVVCFDKTGTLTEGGVGFNDAVELPGAPSGWQRALAWFGADENANPTAAALGEEFTEVPAQPAVATIAFSSAQRFSAVEFETGAWVLGAPEALLPADSPERVRAAKLAASGLRTMVLSHAPSLPRGADGKALTDKPDATPAVLITFREQVRAEAPETLRYFTEQGIDLKVFSGDNPQTVVAAARIAGMDVENGAIDASTLPESGKELAQAALTHNVFGRVSPEQKKNMVLALQEAGHTVAMTGDGINDALALKHADLGIAMGNAAPATKAVSRLILLDGRFDRLPSVLAEGRKIIANIERVTNLFLTKTGFAIALGVLLGILCWKFPLLPRQYSTADLLIVGGPAFFLTMMHNTRRYVPGFLQRALHFAIPSALIVALTLVAVNFVGRALFAEGVASGQQLQTATLITLVLLGLWNLTTAVRPLDAKRAALVAAMYAGLALAVLVPASQWYHQFEFPAGQLLTTCLVAGVVGSVLIEINYRYHKRWMHQHHPEAVEAAREARVHAGGRA, encoded by the coding sequence ATGGTAGCTACACACCGGGCAACAGATACGGAACTCGCTACCACCGGGCTTTCTGGTGACCAGGTGCAAGAACTTACCCGCGAGGGTAAGACGAACACAGTTGATACCAGTACCTCGCGCCCTGTGAGCGCGATTGCGCGTACCCACCTCTTTACTCTTTTTAATCTTGTGCTGGGGCTGTGCGGTCTTGCCGTTATTCTCTTGGGCAGATGGCTCGATATGCTCTTTCTGCTTGCGGCGGTCACCAACGTGGTGGTGGGTTTCGTTCAGGAATACTCAGCGAAGAAGAAGCTGGACGCGATTGCCCTTTTGCGCCGCGACCCGGCAACGGTGGTGCGTGATGGGGCGGTTCAGCAGGTTGCTCTGAATGAGCTGGTGCTCCACGATGTTGTGGTGCTTAAGCGCGGGGATCAGGTGCCGGCGGATGCGCGCGTCCTCACCTCTGACGGGTTAGATCTTGATGAATCGATGTTGACCGGTGAGAATGACCCGGTAGCTAAGAAGCCTGGTGATACGGTGCTGTCTGCGTCCTCAGTGGTTCATGGTACCGGTAGGGTGCAGATTTTTGCGGTGGGCAGTGAGTCCCACGCTAACAAGCTAGCGCATGAGGCACGTCAGTTCTCGCAGATTAGCTCTGAGTTGCGTGCCGGTATGGAGCGCGTGGTCAAGTGGATTACGTTCGCGCTGATTCCCATTATTGCCATTGTGGTTAACGGTCAGATGGTTGCCGCCGGTGGCTGGCAGTATGCTCTTGATAGCGGTGCGTGGCAGGACGCCACCATTGTTGCTGTTTCGTCGATTGCCTCTATGATTCCGCAGGGGCTGGCGCTCATGACCACCATTTCTTTTGCGGTGGCGGCGGTGAAACTCGCCCAAGATGAGGTGCTCATTCAGGAGCAGCCTGCTGTTGAGGTACTCGCCCGCGTTGATGTGGTGTGCTTCGATAAGACAGGTACCCTGACCGAAGGTGGAGTAGGGTTCAATGACGCGGTGGAGCTCCCCGGCGCGCCCTCCGGCTGGCAGCGGGCGCTGGCGTGGTTTGGTGCTGATGAGAACGCTAACCCCACCGCTGCTGCGCTGGGTGAAGAGTTCACTGAGGTACCCGCGCAACCGGCAGTCGCGACCATCGCTTTCTCATCAGCCCAGCGCTTCTCAGCCGTTGAGTTTGAAACCGGTGCCTGGGTACTTGGCGCGCCCGAAGCTCTGTTGCCCGCTGACTCGCCTGAGCGCGTCCGCGCCGCTAAACTTGCCGCTTCAGGTTTACGCACCATGGTGCTCTCGCATGCCCCGTCCTTGCCGCGAGGAGCTGATGGCAAGGCGCTCACAGACAAGCCCGATGCTACCCCCGCGGTACTGATTACCTTCCGTGAGCAGGTACGCGCTGAGGCGCCTGAGACGCTGCGTTACTTCACCGAGCAGGGCATTGACCTCAAAGTTTTCTCTGGCGATAACCCGCAAACCGTTGTTGCTGCCGCGCGTATCGCAGGTATGGATGTTGAAAACGGTGCTATTGATGCCTCAACCCTGCCCGAAAGCGGCAAGGAGCTTGCTCAGGCAGCTTTGACCCACAATGTTTTTGGTAGGGTTTCCCCCGAGCAAAAGAAGAACATGGTGCTTGCCCTGCAGGAGGCTGGGCACACCGTGGCGATGACGGGCGATGGCATCAATGACGCCCTTGCCCTCAAACACGCCGATTTGGGTATTGCCATGGGTAATGCTGCCCCCGCGACTAAAGCCGTTTCACGCCTAATTCTCTTGGACGGACGCTTTGACCGTCTGCCATCTGTACTGGCTGAGGGGCGCAAGATTATTGCCAATATTGAGCGGGTCACCAACCTCTTCCTGACAAAAACCGGCTTCGCTATTGCCCTTGGTGTGCTGTTGGGTATTTTGTGCTGGAAGTTCCCGCTACTGCCCCGTCAGTACTCCACCGCTGACCTGTTGATTGTGGGCGGCCCGGCCTTCTTCCTCACTATGATGCACAATACTCGCCGCTATGTTCCGGGCTTCTTGCAGCGTGCCCTGCACTTTGCGATTCCCAGTGCCTTGATTGTTGCTCTCACCCTGGTTGCCGTGAATTTTGTAGGACGCGCCCTCTTTGCCGAGGGCGTAGCGTCCGGTCAGCAGTTGCAGACGGCAACACTGATTACCCTGGTCTTGTTGGGTCTGTGGAACCTCACCACCGCCGTCCGCCCCCTCGATGCTAAGCGCGCCGCCCTGGTTGCTGCCATGTACGCAGGTTTGGCGTTGGCGGTTTTGGTGCCCGCTTCGCAGTGGTACCACCAGTTTGAGTTCCCCGCCGGTCAGCTTCTAACCACCTGCCTGGTTGCCGGTGTGGTCGGTAGCGTGCTGATTGAAATCAACTACCGCTACCACAAGCGCTGGATGCACCAGCACCACCCCGAGGCTGTTGAAGCTGCCCGCGAGGCTAGGGTTCACGCGGGCGGACGCGCCTAG
- a CDS encoding glucose PTS transporter subunit IIA, whose amino-acid sequence MNNTEMGKRILEGLGGPENISHFTHCATRLRVTPKSKAAIDAKAIENTPGVLSIIEQSGQTQVVLGDKVESVYNEMQKLPGMNHVGESAAANDANEKKASPLTRVFDVLSDSFRPVLWALLGTSMILTLIVFMQQLGFFGQYTDLTGESVNIDIVNGPRLADADAAAAMLNEWRAAFPFWFIMLAASLSVLQFMPIMLGATAAKRLGANMWVGAAIPAALMTGTFQGFADIAVDGVVRVPFLGLDLPLYVMNYTGQIFPPLFAAALLAPLERFLKKVIPTMLHMVFVPMISVMILVPLTAFLIGPIGIKFALGISDFIGGVNEVAPWLVGGVIAGLYLFMVPLGLHWPLNAVMINNLQTTGTDFIQSPMGAYNFAVFGVVTGVAIVARRNKELRQTAVGAAASGLLGGISEPSLYGIVLRYKRVFPLILVPAIIGGATISALGVKSYAFAFTSLISIPAMQPWYLYMVGLAIAFFGAMAGVLIFGYESKSQKTEPEAAAVGAPVVAGNAAVVDPVETGAPVATPTETAAAHTTAHGTASAQPAAAGDIITLTAPLEGRAIPLAEVPDPIFAAAKLGKGVAIDPSGNTVVAPADGKIIATPASGHAVGIKLDSGVELLIHVGIDTVNLGGEGFTVKVAKGERVVAGQELIVFDRSVIENAGYPLVTPVLVTNTVKFDDVEGSTGAVTIGDQLLKITTK is encoded by the coding sequence GTGAATAATACCGAGATGGGTAAGAGGATCCTCGAAGGTCTGGGAGGCCCCGAGAATATCTCTCACTTCACCCACTGCGCTACCCGTTTGCGCGTTACCCCCAAGTCCAAGGCAGCAATTGATGCCAAGGCGATTGAGAACACCCCCGGTGTTCTTTCCATCATTGAGCAGTCAGGTCAGACCCAGGTTGTTTTGGGCGACAAGGTTGAATCTGTTTACAACGAGATGCAGAAGCTACCCGGCATGAATCATGTAGGTGAAAGCGCCGCCGCTAACGATGCCAACGAAAAGAAGGCGTCCCCCTTGACCCGTGTCTTCGACGTTCTGTCAGATTCATTCCGCCCCGTGCTCTGGGCACTGCTGGGTACCTCAATGATCCTGACCCTGATCGTGTTCATGCAGCAGCTGGGCTTCTTTGGTCAGTACACCGACCTCACTGGCGAAAGCGTTAACATCGACATTGTGAATGGCCCGCGTCTTGCTGATGCTGACGCGGCAGCAGCGATGCTCAATGAGTGGCGAGCTGCCTTCCCCTTCTGGTTCATCATGCTGGCAGCCTCCCTGTCTGTTCTGCAGTTCATGCCCATCATGCTGGGTGCGACCGCGGCTAAGCGTCTCGGTGCCAACATGTGGGTTGGTGCAGCTATTCCCGCAGCTCTGATGACCGGCACTTTTCAGGGCTTTGCAGACATCGCTGTAGACGGCGTTGTCCGTGTTCCTTTCTTGGGTCTTGATCTGCCTCTCTACGTTATGAACTACACCGGTCAGATTTTCCCGCCCCTCTTCGCCGCAGCTCTGCTAGCGCCCCTGGAGCGCTTCTTAAAGAAGGTCATCCCCACCATGCTTCACATGGTTTTCGTGCCCATGATTTCTGTGATGATTCTGGTTCCCCTAACTGCCTTCCTCATTGGCCCCATCGGCATCAAGTTCGCGCTCGGTATCTCTGACTTCATTGGCGGCGTCAATGAAGTTGCTCCCTGGCTGGTAGGTGGCGTTATCGCCGGTCTCTACCTGTTTATGGTTCCCCTGGGTCTGCACTGGCCCCTGAACGCTGTCATGATTAACAACCTGCAGACCACGGGCACTGACTTCATCCAGTCCCCCATGGGCGCTTACAACTTCGCTGTTTTCGGTGTTGTTACCGGTGTTGCTATCGTGGCTCGCCGCAACAAGGAACTCCGCCAGACCGCCGTTGGTGCAGCCGCCTCCGGTCTGCTCGGTGGTATCTCTGAGCCCTCCCTATACGGCATTGTTCTGCGTTACAAGCGCGTCTTTCCCCTGATTCTGGTTCCCGCGATTATCGGTGGTGCTACCATCTCAGCTCTGGGTGTTAAGTCCTACGCTTTCGCCTTCACCTCTCTGATTTCTATTCCTGCTATGCAGCCCTGGTACCTCTACATGGTTGGTCTGGCTATCGCCTTCTTCGGCGCTATGGCAGGTGTACTGATTTTCGGCTACGAATCAAAGAGCCAGAAGACCGAGCCTGAGGCAGCAGCTGTTGGTGCCCCCGTAGTAGCAGGTAACGCCGCTGTTGTTGACCCCGTAGAGACCGGGGCCCCTGTAGCTACTCCCACTGAAACCGCAGCAGCTCACACCACTGCACACGGCACCGCATCCGCGCAGCCTGCAGCTGCCGGTGATATTATCACTCTGACCGCGCCTCTTGAAGGACGCGCGATTCCTCTGGCTGAGGTTCCCGACCCCATCTTCGCAGCAGCGAAGCTCGGTAAGGGTGTCGCCATTGATCCCAGCGGCAACACCGTAGTGGCTCCTGCTGATGGCAAGATCATCGCAACTCCCGCGTCAGGTCACGCTGTGGGCATCAAGCTGGATTCCGGTGTTGAACTGCTCATTCACGTGGGTATCGATACCGTGAACCTCGGTGGCGAAGGTTTCACCGTGAAGGTAGCTAAGGGTGAGCGCGTTGTTGCTGGCCAGGAGCTGATTGTTTTCGATCGCTCTGTAATCGAGAACGCTGGCTACCCGCTGGTTACCCCGGTTCTGGTGACTAACACTGTGAAGTTCGACGATGTTGAGGGTTCAACCGGTGCTGTCACCATCGGTGATCAGCTGCTGAAGATTACTACCAAGTAA
- the purS gene encoding phosphoribosylformylglycinamidine synthase subunit PurS produces the protein MARIVVDVMLKPEILDPQGKAIANELPRIGLKNFTDVRQGKRFELTVEGEVTEELLAQAREAATELLSNPVIEDVVNVEALED, from the coding sequence ATGGCCCGTATTGTTGTTGACGTTATGCTCAAGCCCGAGATTCTTGACCCCCAAGGTAAGGCTATTGCTAACGAACTGCCCCGCATTGGTCTGAAGAATTTCACTGATGTTCGTCAGGGTAAGCGTTTTGAACTCACCGTTGAGGGTGAGGTAACTGAAGAGCTGTTGGCGCAGGCTCGTGAAGCTGCTACCGAGTTGCTGTCTAACCCCGTTATCGAGGACGTCGTCAACGTTGAAGCGCTGGAGGACTAA
- a CDS encoding GNAT family N-acetyltransferase has protein sequence MMFQVKQFYELTLEELNAIYIARSQVFTVGQQLTVQEPDLVDRHAVHVFHADSNGTVLAYLRLIHLETLTDSHYPQVTAAYAISRVAVVPEARGRGLGRKILERALEWVSAETKAEKVLIDAQSYLKDTYYAPARFVQVGEEFEEVGLPHVKMILEVPRP, from the coding sequence ATGATGTTTCAGGTCAAGCAGTTTTACGAGTTAACCCTTGAAGAGCTCAACGCGATTTACATAGCCCGTTCTCAAGTTTTCACTGTGGGGCAGCAGCTCACAGTGCAAGAACCAGATTTGGTGGATCGTCACGCCGTACATGTCTTTCACGCAGATTCTAACGGTACTGTTCTTGCTTATCTGCGTCTTATTCATCTGGAGACCCTTACTGACTCCCATTACCCGCAAGTAACAGCTGCCTACGCCATCTCTCGCGTTGCAGTGGTACCTGAAGCGCGCGGACGCGGTCTGGGGCGCAAAATTCTGGAGCGCGCCCTTGAGTGGGTGAGCGCAGAAACCAAGGCTGAAAAAGTCCTGATTGATGCCCAGTCGTACCTAAAAGACACCTACTATGCGCCGGCAAGATTCGTGCAGGTGGGTGAAGAATTTGAAGAAGTTGGATTACCTCACGTCAAGATGATTCTGGAGGTTCCCCGCCCATGA
- the purL gene encoding phosphoribosylformylglycinamidine synthase subunit PurL — MSEKQFNLDTVENAAATPDAELPWAELGLKENEFEDVKKILGRRPTAAELAMYSVMWSEHCSYKSSKVHLKQFGAKVTDEMKKDLMVGIGENAGVTNIGNGWAVTFKIESHNHPSYVEPYQGAATGVGGIVRDIISMGARPVAVMDPLRFGAIDHEDTARVLPGVVSGVGGYGNSLGLPNIGGEVEFDECYQANPLVNALAVGIMRHEDIRLANASGVGNKVVLFGARTGGDGIGGASVLASESFDDTKPSKRPAVQVGDPFAEKVLIECCLELFKNSIVEGIQDLGAAGISCATSELASNGDGGMHVDLTKVLLRDPTLTPGEILMSESQERMMAVVTPENLSRFEGIMEKWDVEYSVLGEVTGSGRLTIEWDGEIIVDVDPKTVAHDGPTYERPYARPKWQDKLQANHFTGSEADAQRPTSGGALGNAVLELMAGPNLCSKSWITNQYDRYVQGNTALAMPDDSGVIRVDEETGLGVALATDSNPRFTKLDPYEGARASLAEAYRNVATVGARPVAVSDCLNFGSPEDPDVMWQFAEAVRGLADGCMELGVPVTGGNVSLYNQTGERAINPTPVVAMMGVMDDATRRTPSGWSDTEDGQAIYLLGTTRDELDGSEWARLKGHLGGQPPKVDLALERALGDMLVNMSRDGMIDAAHDVAAGGLAATLVESCLRFGTGARIGLGEVAQRDGVDIFTLLFSESLGRVVVSVPRSEEVRFNDMCTARNFPTARIGVVDSASNALEVQGEFSLSIEQMREAHEGTMARYFGEVAQG, encoded by the coding sequence ATGAGCGAAAAGCAGTTTAATCTGGATACCGTCGAGAATGCGGCGGCTACCCCCGACGCCGAGCTGCCTTGGGCTGAGCTCGGTCTCAAAGAAAACGAGTTTGAAGACGTCAAGAAGATTCTGGGACGTCGCCCCACTGCCGCTGAGTTGGCGATGTATTCGGTGATGTGGTCTGAGCATTGCTCCTACAAGTCATCGAAGGTTCACCTGAAACAGTTTGGCGCTAAGGTCACCGATGAGATGAAGAAAGATCTCATGGTAGGCATTGGTGAGAACGCCGGTGTGACCAACATTGGTAACGGTTGGGCTGTTACTTTCAAGATCGAGTCGCACAACCACCCCTCCTACGTTGAGCCCTACCAGGGTGCTGCAACCGGTGTTGGCGGTATTGTGCGTGACATTATTTCGATGGGTGCGCGCCCGGTTGCTGTCATGGATCCCCTGCGTTTCGGCGCCATCGACCACGAAGATACCGCGCGCGTCCTACCCGGCGTTGTCTCGGGTGTGGGCGGCTACGGCAATTCACTGGGTCTGCCCAATATCGGCGGCGAAGTTGAATTCGACGAGTGCTACCAGGCAAACCCCCTGGTTAACGCGCTGGCTGTTGGCATCATGCGTCACGAAGACATTCGCCTGGCAAACGCTTCTGGTGTTGGCAACAAGGTTGTTCTCTTCGGTGCCCGCACCGGTGGCGACGGCATCGGTGGCGCGTCCGTTCTGGCATCAGAGTCATTCGATGACACCAAGCCTTCTAAGCGTCCCGCTGTTCAGGTGGGCGACCCCTTCGCTGAGAAGGTACTGATTGAGTGCTGTCTGGAGCTCTTTAAGAACTCCATTGTTGAAGGTATTCAGGATCTCGGCGCTGCCGGTATCTCCTGTGCAACCTCCGAGTTGGCGTCCAACGGTGACGGCGGCATGCACGTCGATCTGACCAAGGTACTCTTGCGCGACCCCACCCTGACTCCCGGCGAGATTCTCATGTCAGAATCCCAGGAGCGCATGATGGCTGTTGTCACTCCCGAGAACCTCTCACGCTTTGAAGGCATCATGGAGAAGTGGGACGTCGAGTACTCCGTACTGGGCGAAGTCACCGGCTCGGGTCGCCTGACCATCGAGTGGGACGGCGAAATCATCGTCGACGTTGACCCCAAGACCGTTGCCCACGACGGCCCCACCTATGAGCGTCCTTACGCCCGCCCAAAGTGGCAGGACAAGCTGCAGGCGAACCACTTCACCGGTTCAGAGGCGGACGCGCAGCGCCCCACCTCGGGCGGTGCCCTGGGCAATGCTGTACTGGAACTCATGGCAGGGCCCAATCTCTGCTCAAAGTCATGGATTACCAACCAGTACGACCGCTACGTGCAGGGCAACACCGCTCTGGCAATGCCCGATGACTCCGGTGTCATTCGCGTGGATGAAGAGACCGGTTTGGGTGTTGCACTGGCAACCGACTCAAACCCCCGCTTCACCAAGCTCGATCCCTATGAGGGCGCACGCGCGTCCTTGGCTGAGGCGTACCGCAACGTAGCAACCGTTGGCGCACGCCCCGTTGCTGTGTCTGACTGCCTGAACTTCGGCTCCCCCGAGGATCCCGATGTGATGTGGCAGTTCGCTGAAGCTGTGCGCGGTTTGGCAGACGGTTGTATGGAACTGGGTGTTCCCGTTACCGGCGGTAACGTTTCTCTTTACAACCAGACCGGCGAGCGCGCCATCAACCCCACCCCCGTGGTGGCGATGATGGGCGTGATGGACGATGCCACCCGCCGTACCCCCTCAGGCTGGTCTGATACTGAAGACGGTCAGGCTATTTACCTGCTGGGCACTACCCGCGACGAGCTGGACGGTTCGGAATGGGCACGTTTGAAGGGTCACTTGGGCGGTCAGCCTCCCAAGGTTGATTTGGCGTTGGAACGCGCCTTGGGCGATATGCTGGTGAATATGTCACGCGATGGCATGATTGACGCTGCGCATGACGTTGCTGCTGGTGGTTTGGCTGCTACTTTGGTGGAGTCGTGCCTGCGTTTTGGCACCGGTGCCCGTATTGGTTTGGGGGAGGTCGCTCAGCGTGACGGTGTAGATATCTTCACTCTGCTCTTCTCAGAGTCTCTGGGACGTGTGGTTGTTTCTGTTCCTCGTTCTGAGGAAGTTCGTTTCAACGACATGTGTACCGCACGTAACTTCCCCACCGCTCGCATTGGTGTGGTTGATTCAGCATCAAATGCTTTGGAAGTTCAGGGCGAATTCTCTCTGAGCATCGAGCAGATGCGCGAAGCACATGAGGGCACCATGGCACGCTACTTCGGTGAGGTAGCGCAGGGCTAA